The following coding sequences lie in one Ostrea edulis chromosome 8, xbOstEdul1.1, whole genome shotgun sequence genomic window:
- the LOC125662188 gene encoding caveolin-2-like produces the protein MPRRVHPNDRPENRDPNNLNPQLQLGVEDVLGEGPGARSIEVVWVCSKEFYSFFHSCCYGFITLFTAPFIAIFWGLGFACTAFDHIWCLTPIFKNTTICCGSIIPRCIHSILDCCITPWTNACGGIFVAFHKDIPEVVVIRPKPRQTKSVSRDKKNEDENNKPDDEKNKAFIAAPVVVRESSYFGGNQMQANKSIQRQLALYQ, from the exons ATGCCCAGGCGCGTACATCCCAATGATCGGCCGGAGAACCGGGATCCCAATAACCTCAACCCACAACTTCAG TTGGGCGTTGAAGACGTCCTAGGGGAGGGGCCCGGTGCACGGAGCATAGAAGTTGTCTGGGTTTGTTCCAAGGAATTCTACTCTTTCTTTCACAGCTGTTGCTATGGTTTCATCACCCTGTTTACTGCGCCCTTTATCGCCATTTTctggggcctcggttttgccTGCACGGCGTTTGATCATATTTGGTGTTTGACGCCCATCTTCAAGAACACCACCATATGTTGTGGGAGTATAATACCGCGCTGTATCCACAGTATATTAGACTGTTGTATTACCCCCTGGACTAATGCATGTGGAGGCATTTTCGTGGCATTTCACAAAGACATACCGGAAGTGGTGGTTATTAGACCCAAACCGAGGCAAACTAAATCGGTGTCACGTGACAAGAAAAATGAAGACGAAAATAACAAACCAGACGACGAGAAAAATAAAGCTTTTATTGCGGCCCCGGTTGTCGTGCGTGAATCAAGTTATTTTGGAGGAAATCAAATGCAGGCAAACAAGTCAATACAACGCCAGTTAGCACTGTACCAGTAA